In Acidovorax sp. GBBC 1281, a single window of DNA contains:
- a CDS encoding tetratricopeptide repeat protein translates to MAKPSISLAVFGIAVLAAVLAIYLPGWNHALLFDDLRLSDGAIFGSYGSLLTFKQRMLSYGSFIWVDSLAGPGWGKQRLVNIALHLATVAALYALVRDLLARTRFPEEFESQPHFGLSQQAAVRVGVALFAVNPMAVYAVAYLVQRSIVMATLFSVLACWCFVRGLSGRGVLWYGLALLSYVAAVLSKEHAVMVAAMSVPLYIHVRRPSWKTVATLAGASAALIAVAAVVFFGIYGEFIGKLFDQRSLDFAQQLERLSPGITQRMYPLSILNEAALFFAYGFLWFFPNVMWMSVDLRPAFPLSYAAFPQILGVFGYVALWAAALWAVLRRRGALSLVGVALMFPLLLYVTEFATVWVQDPFVLYRSYLWAIAVPVLVAIVLTGFKPKTIYVLGCMVGLVFSLLAFERVESLRDDYAAWGDAAEKIDLQASPSAVGRWRPFLNLGAYHLDRGSVAEAQKSFATAEALGSLQGSARFNIGVALQQQKKHTEALAAFAEAEKQGFTDLPLYYHRGESAFALGQFAAAYDAFTQGMTRAAEGITDKEVERMRESMRMRRAEAAIGAQRYDDAISDFSALMKAAPNNQRLMLGLGMAQVGKGDVKAAIALFDQIIARIPNAAPAYYGRAMAHRAAGRLDDSLKDLDRAIAIDPRNPQYPQVRAQVAALKK, encoded by the coding sequence ATGGCCAAACCGTCCATTTCCCTTGCTGTATTCGGCATCGCCGTTCTGGCGGCCGTGCTGGCCATCTACCTGCCCGGCTGGAACCATGCGTTGCTGTTCGACGATCTGCGGCTTTCCGACGGCGCGATCTTCGGTAGCTACGGCAGCCTGCTCACCTTCAAGCAGCGGATGCTGTCGTACGGCAGCTTCATCTGGGTGGACTCCTTGGCCGGCCCCGGCTGGGGCAAGCAGCGGCTCGTGAACATTGCACTGCACCTGGCCACGGTGGCCGCGCTGTATGCGCTGGTGCGCGATCTGCTGGCCCGCACGCGCTTCCCGGAGGAATTCGAATCGCAGCCGCATTTCGGCCTGTCGCAACAGGCGGCGGTGCGGGTGGGCGTGGCACTGTTCGCGGTCAATCCCATGGCGGTGTATGCCGTGGCGTACCTAGTGCAGCGCTCGATCGTCATGGCCACGCTGTTCTCGGTGCTGGCGTGCTGGTGCTTCGTGCGGGGCCTGTCCGGCCGGGGCGTGCTCTGGTATGGCCTGGCCCTGCTGAGCTACGTGGCGGCGGTGCTGTCCAAGGAACATGCGGTCATGGTCGCCGCAATGAGCGTGCCGCTGTACATCCATGTCCGCCGCCCGAGCTGGAAGACGGTCGCCACGCTGGCTGGCGCATCCGCCGCGCTGATCGCGGTGGCAGCGGTGGTCTTTTTCGGCATCTACGGCGAATTCATCGGCAAGCTCTTCGACCAGCGCTCGCTGGACTTCGCCCAGCAGCTGGAGCGCCTGAGCCCGGGGATCACGCAGCGCATGTACCCGCTCAGCATCCTGAACGAGGCGGCGCTCTTCTTTGCCTACGGGTTCCTGTGGTTCTTCCCCAACGTGATGTGGATGTCGGTGGACCTGCGGCCGGCGTTCCCGCTGTCGTATGCCGCATTCCCGCAGATCCTGGGCGTCTTCGGCTATGTGGCGCTGTGGGCCGCCGCGCTCTGGGCCGTGCTGCGCCGCCGCGGGGCGTTGAGCCTCGTGGGCGTGGCGCTGATGTTCCCGCTGCTGCTGTACGTGACCGAGTTCGCGACCGTGTGGGTGCAGGACCCGTTCGTGCTCTACCGCAGCTATCTCTGGGCCATCGCCGTGCCGGTGCTGGTCGCCATCGTGCTGACCGGCTTCAAGCCGAAAACCATTTACGTGCTGGGCTGCATGGTGGGCCTGGTGTTCAGCCTGCTGGCGTTCGAGCGGGTGGAATCCCTGCGGGATGACTACGCCGCCTGGGGCGATGCGGCCGAAAAGATCGATCTGCAGGCATCGCCGAGCGCCGTCGGCCGCTGGCGGCCGTTCCTGAACCTCGGGGCATACCACCTCGATCGCGGCTCGGTGGCCGAGGCCCAGAAGAGCTTTGCCACCGCCGAGGCGCTGGGATCGTTGCAGGGCTCCGCCCGCTTCAATATCGGCGTCGCGCTGCAACAGCAAAAAAAGCACACCGAGGCCTTGGCGGCCTTCGCAGAAGCGGAAAAGCAGGGCTTCACCGACCTGCCGCTGTACTACCACCGGGGCGAGTCCGCCTTCGCTCTGGGGCAGTTCGCCGCGGCGTACGACGCCTTCACGCAGGGCATGACCCGCGCGGCAGAAGGCATCACCGACAAGGAGGTCGAGCGCATGCGCGAATCCATGCGCATGCGCCGCGCCGAAGCCGCCATCGGCGCACAGCGGTACGACGATGCCATCAGCGATTTCAGTGCCTTGATGAAAGCCGCCCCTAACAACCAGCGCCTGATGCTGGGCCTGGGCATGGCGCAGGTGGGCAAGGGCGATGTGAAGGCGGCGATCGCGCTGTTCGACCAGATCATCGCGCGCATCCCCAACGCAGCGCCGGCGTACTACGGTCGGGCCATGGCCCACCGCGCGGCCGGCCGCCTGGACGACAGCCTCAAGGACCTGGACCGCGCCATCGCGATCGATCCGCGCAATCCGCAGTACCCGCAGGTGCGCGCCCAGGTGGCGGCCCTGAAGAAATAG
- a CDS encoding TetR/AcrR family transcriptional regulator, with protein sequence MVQMSPSPKPSRPAPVRTLTALQPPAPDGAPADPGRPPTASRLKKEQAILTEAETQFAQFGFEGASLESIAAAIGLSRHNLLYYFPSKEALYLRVLDDVLNQWLAGMEEMSHGDDPHEALRRYIRAKLRSSLERPNAAKVFAKEVIAGAPRYAGVIAERVGPVLKNDVRTFERWAREGRIAKVNFTHLMFIIWSVTQAYADQQAQFALLLGKPALTERDYDKAEELLCHLVLRGLEPGPAAPVQD encoded by the coding sequence ATGGTGCAAATGAGCCCTTCGCCCAAGCCCTCCCGCCCCGCACCTGTGCGAACGCTCACCGCCCTGCAGCCCCCCGCGCCCGATGGAGCGCCCGCCGACCCGGGGCGCCCGCCCACCGCCTCGCGGCTCAAAAAGGAACAGGCCATCCTCACCGAGGCGGAGACGCAGTTTGCGCAGTTCGGTTTCGAGGGCGCGTCGCTGGAGAGCATCGCCGCGGCCATCGGGCTGAGCCGCCACAACCTGCTGTACTACTTTCCGAGCAAGGAGGCGCTGTACCTGCGCGTGCTGGACGACGTGCTCAACCAGTGGCTGGCCGGCATGGAAGAGATGTCCCATGGCGATGATCCGCACGAGGCGCTGCGCCGCTACATCCGCGCCAAGCTGCGCTCGTCGCTGGAGCGGCCGAACGCCGCCAAGGTGTTCGCCAAGGAGGTCATCGCCGGTGCGCCGCGCTACGCGGGCGTGATCGCCGAACGCGTGGGCCCTGTGCTCAAGAACGATGTGCGCACCTTCGAGCGCTGGGCGCGCGAGGGCCGCATCGCCAAGGTGAATTTCACCCACCTCATGTTCATCATCTGGTCCGTGACCCAGGCCTACGCCGACCAGCAGGCCCAGTTCGCGCTGCTGCTGGGCAAGCCCGCGCTGACCGAGCGCGACTACGACAAGGCGGAGGAATTGCTCTGCCACCTGGTGCTGCGGGGCCTGGAACCCGGGCCGGCGGCGCCCGTCCAGGACTGA
- a CDS encoding NAD(P)-dependent oxidoreductase: METTANRACGIHAARLNLADYAVNFGDAHPPLTKAQALVEAERCYYCFDAPCATACPTGIDIPAFIHRVAQGNDRGAARAILEANPLGGMCARVCPTEVLCEQACVRNSHDDKPVEIGALQRRATDAYFADPGAPLFTRAAPTGRRVAVVGAGPAGLACAHGLAVRGHDVVLFEARPKLGGLNEYGLASYKTTGGFAQKEIEWLLSIGGIEVRCNQVLGRDATVDSLLQAYDAVFLGLGLAGVNALGIAEPQVEGLCNAVDFIADVRQAQDLSTVPVGRRVVVIGGGMTAVDAAVQARKLGAEEVTIVYRRSADGMSASAVEQRWAQTNGVAIRHWAAPKELLSEGGVVRGMRFAATALAGGRLVDTGEAFTLEADMVLKAIGQSYLPEHAGPTVALQGGRIATDDMGRTSVARLWAGGDCRAGGRDLTVEAVEHGKVSALSISEALRG; this comes from the coding sequence ATGGAAACGACCGCAAACCGCGCGTGCGGCATTCATGCCGCACGCCTGAACCTGGCCGACTACGCCGTGAACTTCGGCGACGCGCATCCGCCGCTCACCAAGGCGCAGGCTCTGGTGGAGGCCGAGCGCTGCTACTACTGCTTCGATGCGCCGTGCGCCACGGCGTGCCCGACCGGCATCGACATTCCCGCGTTCATCCACCGCGTCGCCCAGGGCAACGACCGCGGCGCGGCCCGCGCCATTCTCGAGGCCAACCCGCTCGGCGGCATGTGCGCCCGCGTCTGCCCGACCGAGGTGCTGTGCGAGCAGGCCTGCGTGCGCAACTCGCATGACGACAAGCCGGTGGAGATAGGCGCGCTGCAGCGCCGCGCCACCGATGCGTACTTTGCCGACCCGGGCGCGCCCCTGTTCACCCGTGCCGCGCCCACGGGCCGTCGGGTGGCTGTGGTGGGCGCGGGGCCCGCAGGGCTGGCCTGCGCCCATGGCCTGGCGGTGCGCGGGCACGACGTGGTGCTGTTCGAGGCGCGCCCCAAGCTGGGCGGTTTGAACGAATACGGCCTGGCCAGCTACAAGACCACGGGCGGCTTCGCGCAAAAGGAAATCGAATGGCTGCTGTCCATCGGCGGCATCGAGGTGCGCTGCAATCAGGTTCTGGGCCGCGATGCCACCGTGGACAGCCTGCTTCAGGCCTACGACGCCGTGTTCCTGGGTTTGGGACTGGCGGGCGTCAATGCGCTGGGCATCGCCGAGCCGCAGGTCGAGGGGCTGTGCAACGCGGTCGACTTCATTGCCGACGTGCGCCAGGCGCAGGACCTTTCGACCGTCCCCGTGGGCCGCCGCGTGGTCGTGATCGGCGGCGGCATGACGGCCGTGGACGCTGCTGTGCAGGCGCGCAAGCTGGGCGCCGAAGAGGTGACGATCGTCTATCGCCGCAGTGCCGACGGCATGTCCGCCTCCGCCGTGGAGCAGCGCTGGGCGCAGACGAACGGCGTGGCCATCCGCCACTGGGCGGCGCCGAAGGAACTGCTCAGCGAAGGCGGGGTGGTGCGTGGCATGCGGTTCGCGGCCACGGCCCTGGCGGGTGGACGCCTCGTGGACACGGGCGAAGCCTTCACGCTGGAGGCCGACATGGTGCTCAAGGCCATCGGCCAGAGTTACCTGCCCGAGCATGCAGGTCCCACGGTGGCCCTGCAGGGCGGGCGCATCGCCACCGACGACATGGGCCGCACCAGCGTGGCGCGGCTGTGGGCCGGCGGGGACTGCCGTGCCGGCGGGCGCGACCTCACGGTCGAGGCGGTCGAGCACGGCAAGGTGTCCGCCCTCTCCATCAGCGAGGCGCTGCGCGGCTGA